A region of Vitis vinifera cultivar Pinot Noir 40024 chromosome 15, ASM3070453v1 DNA encodes the following proteins:
- the LOC100261547 gene encoding cytochrome P450 714C2, with translation MPYFSQKRVFNVCFNQVPSHHHLIHHKHSIYIWREGEREREREEEEEEEEEEESEEEMEEGQVLTEKMIVSVVLGGVVGLFIYLYNTLILKPKRLQLRLGKQGIRGPSPSFLVGNIPQIKRIQTQKAHSTTPKHVPIAHDWYCTLFPYIEQWRNQYGAMFTYSSGNTQLLCITDPEMVKQISLCTSLKLGKPAYMLKERKPMFGEGIISSSGHIWAYQKKIIAPELYLDKVKGMVDLMVVSTSSMLRSWESRIDKEGGIAEIKVDEYLRNSTADVISRACFGSSYDQGKDIFLKLRTLQQVMSKAFLYFGVPGFRHLPTKTNRETWRLEKEIVSMILRVVKQRIRAAEEKDLMQMILKGAKTGDGEYDGASLGMSPEKFMVDNCKNIYFAGHETTATTAAWALMLLATHPEWQTRARNEVLEICKDGALPDADMLRSMKTLTMVIQETLRLYPVGAFVARQGSEDMKFKDIIVPKNVVIWIPVPFLHQNPDVWGPDAHLFNPERFANGILGACKIPQAYMHFGMGIRTCVGQQFAMVELKVILSLILSKFSFTLSPAYRHSPAFKLTIEPQHGVNLIVRKL, from the exons ATGCCCTACTTTTCACAGAAAAGAGTATTTAATGTTTGCTTTAATCAAGTGCCTTCTCATCACCACCTCATTCACCACAAacattctatatatatatggagagagggagagagagagagagagagagaggaagaagaagaagaagaagaagaagaagaaagtgaaGAGGAAATGGAAGAAGGGCAAGTTTTAACAGAAAAGATGATAGTATCAGTGGTGTTGGGTGGCGTTGTAGGGTTGTTCATATATCTCTATAATACTTTGATTTTGAAGCCAAAAAGGCTTCAATTAAGGCTTGGAAAGCAAGGGATAAGAGGCCCTTCACCTTCATTTCTAGTTGGAAATATTCCTCAAATCAAGAGGATACAAACCCAGAAAGCCCACTCAACAACTCCAAAACATGTTCCGATTGCTCATGACTGGTATTGCACTCTCTTCCCATATATTGAACAGTGGAGAAATCAATACG GAGCAATGTTCACATATTCATCTGGAAACACACAACTACTTTGCATAACGGATCCAGAGATGGTGAAGCAAATAAGCCTATGCACATCTTTGAAGCTAGGAAAGCCTGCTTATATGTTGAAGGAGAGGAAGCCTATGTTTGGGGAGGGCATCATCTCATCAAGTGGTCATATTTGGGCTTACCAAAAGAAAATCATTGCTCCTGAGCTATATTTGGACAAGGTTAAG GGCATGGTGGACTTAATGGTGGTTTCCACAAGCTCAATGCTAAGATCCTGGGAGAGTCGAATCGACAAAGAGGGAGGAATTGCAGAGATTAAAGTTGACGAGTACTTGAGAAACTCAACTGCGGATGTAATCTCAAGAGCTTGTTTCGGAAGCAGTTATGACCAAGGAAAGGACATTTTCTTAAAGCTTAGAACTCTTCAACAGGTCATGTCCAAGGCATTTCTATATTTTGGTGTTCCTGGCTTCAG ACATTTGCCCACCAAAACTAATAGAGAGACATGGAGACTAGAGAAAGAGATCGTTTCAATGATATTAAGGGTAGTGAAGCAGCGAATTAGGGCTGCAGAAGAGAAGGACCTTATGCAAATGATACTCAAGGGCGCCAAGACTGGTGATGGTGAGTATGACGGTGCGTCATTGGGCATGAGTCCTGAGAAGTTTATGGTCGATAATTGCAAGAACATATACTTTGCTGGCCATGAAACCACTGCAACAACCGCCGCATGGGCCTTAATGCTCTTAGCCACACATCCAGAATGGCAAACTCGCGCCCGCAACGAGGTGCTTGAAATTTGCAAGGATGGCGCCCTCCCTGATGCTGATATGCTCCGAAGCATGAAAACA TTGACTATGGTGATTCAAGAGACATTGAGGCTATATCCGGTGGGAGCATTTGTGGCAAGACAAGGGTCAGAAGACATGAAGTTCAAAGACATCATAGTTCCAAAGAACGTAGTAATTTGGATCCCAGTTCCATTCCTACACCAGAACCCTGATGTCTGGGGGCCGGACGCCCACCTGTTCAACCCAGAAAGGTTTGCCAATGGAATCCTGGGGGCTTGCAAGATACCGCAGGCGTATATGCACTTCGGGATGGGGATTCGCACTTGCGTCGGCCAGCAATTCGCCATGGTGGAGTTGAAGGTGATCTTGTCCCTCATTCTCTCCAAGTTTAGCTTCACTCTCTCGCCTGCATACCGACATTCTCCTGCGTTTAAGTTGACCATTGAACCACAACATGGGGTTAATCTCATTGTAAGGAAACTGTGA